From the genome of Methanocorpusculum sp., one region includes:
- a CDS encoding sugar phosphate isomerase/epimerase has translation MDYSISTHCLHSTPLDAALETLAPHTGHVEIMDDGPHFLTDAALLLSYSYKYSIHAPSRGVNLASVLEPIRRAAVEVIHDTLSIAAEVDAPVVIHPGYIAWEYERELAGKNLRASLAQIRSDAAEFGVTYFIENMGNWGYFYLQTPADIELLDGALFCLDVGHANECGTLKEFLEVPFSHVHLHDNDGKHDSHSAIGEGNIDFDKVMTKVRENNVSHPVIEVETLEGALQSLNVLREGGYS, from the coding sequence ATGGATTACTCTATCTCGACGCATTGCCTCCACTCCACTCCGCTGGATGCTGCGCTGGAAACACTTGCCCCCCACACGGGTCATGTCGAGATCATGGATGACGGACCCCATTTTCTGACAGATGCAGCGCTCCTTCTCTCATACTCATACAAATACAGCATCCATGCTCCTTCACGCGGGGTGAACCTCGCCTCGGTTCTGGAACCTATACGCCGTGCCGCCGTGGAGGTCATCCATGACACATTATCAATAGCTGCAGAGGTCGACGCTCCGGTCGTTATCCACCCGGGATATATTGCATGGGAGTACGAGCGGGAACTCGCCGGCAAAAATCTCCGTGCCTCCCTTGCACAGATCCGGTCGGATGCTGCCGAGTTCGGCGTGACGTATTTTATTGAAAATATGGGGAACTGGGGATACTTTTATCTCCAGACCCCGGCCGATATTGAACTCCTGGACGGCGCCCTTTTCTGTCTGGACGTGGGCCACGCCAACGAGTGTGGAACACTGAAAGAGTTTCTGGAGGTCCCCTTCTCCCATGTTCATCTCCATGATAACGACGGAAAACATGACAGCCACTCGGCGATCGGTGAAGGTAATATCGACTTTGATAAGGTCATGACCAAAGTTCGGGAAAACAATGTCAGCCACCCGGTCATCGAAGTCGAGACACTGGAAGGAGCACTGCAAAGCCTGAATGTGCTCCGAGAGGGGGGATATTCATGA
- a CDS encoding small multi-drug export protein, whose amino-acid sequence MNTGEQTRKEWIYRILKRVFFLVVPILVYLILLGVFWFVYPPQTGVFTLPPSTEYLALIGLMGAYLVPPFGKETIVPLALGLGYPIWVIFLGVVGMDIVTATFVSLNFDLLLKVPLVGRWIRWVMRTADKLRKTKPWIEQLSSAGLLLFMYIPLQGSGSITCSVLGRLLGYKPAVSLGLVVIGSVLSTLTVALGASSVIQLWYIHPLLGVAAAVLILAAIVVIAYFWSRFTKRFYRLEGT is encoded by the coding sequence ATGAATACGGGAGAACAGACCAGAAAGGAGTGGATATATCGTATCCTGAAACGCGTCTTCTTTCTGGTCGTCCCGATACTGGTATATCTCATTCTTCTTGGCGTTTTCTGGTTCGTGTATCCGCCACAGACAGGTGTGTTCACGCTTCCGCCAAGCACGGAGTATCTCGCACTAATCGGCCTTATGGGCGCTTATCTCGTCCCGCCGTTCGGGAAAGAAACGATCGTCCCTTTGGCACTCGGTCTGGGGTATCCGATATGGGTGATCTTTCTCGGAGTCGTCGGCATGGACATCGTCACGGCGACGTTTGTTTCCTTAAACTTTGATCTGCTGCTGAAGGTCCCGCTTGTCGGCAGATGGATCAGATGGGTCATGCGGACTGCTGATAAGCTCAGGAAAACGAAACCGTGGATCGAACAGCTGTCGAGTGCAGGACTGCTGCTGTTTATGTACATCCCGCTGCAGGGATCGGGATCGATAACCTGTTCGGTGCTCGGTCGGCTGCTTGGGTATAAACCGGCTGTGAGTCTCGGTCTGGTCGTTATCGGGAGTGTGCTTTCCACGCTGACGGTCGCACTGGGCGCTTCCTCGGTCATCCAGCTGTGGTACATCCATCCGCTTCTTGGTGTTGCCGCTGCCGTTCTCATCCTTGCGGCGATCGTGGTGATCGCGTACTTCTGGAGCAGGTTTACAAAGAGGTTTTACCGCTTGGAGGGGACATGA
- a CDS encoding small multi-drug export protein gives MSEEISPYYKPQLKTRVVMTFGMLGILAVFIIWLFAYLPTDQFILGISLFALYMAPGAGKESIIPVMMGFGYPWWLVLAGIVTIDMTLAVLISFNFDLLLKIPVLGQVLMFFTEKTNKILQKRPWIKGLSVGGLLIFMYVPFMGSSAIDTSIIGRLLSIHPKIILPIVFAGSILATLTMAFGARAIIDLWFVQPIYAVGAVAAVIAVGILIYIGWQKFTARRFPKKE, from the coding sequence ATGAGCGAGGAGATTTCCCCGTATTATAAACCGCAGCTGAAGACAAGAGTGGTGATGACGTTTGGGATGCTGGGCATTCTCGCCGTTTTCATCATCTGGCTTTTTGCGTATCTGCCGACCGACCAGTTCATTCTCGGAATCTCTCTGTTCGCTCTGTATATGGCGCCGGGTGCGGGAAAAGAGAGTATCATCCCGGTGATGATGGGGTTTGGCTATCCCTGGTGGCTGGTGCTCGCCGGGATCGTAACGATCGACATGACACTTGCGGTCCTGATCTCCTTTAACTTTGATCTGCTGCTGAAGATACCGGTACTTGGTCAGGTGCTGATGTTTTTTACGGAGAAAACGAACAAGATCCTGCAGAAACGGCCGTGGATCAAAGGTCTTTCCGTAGGTGGCCTGCTGATTTTCATGTATGTTCCGTTTATGGGATCGAGTGCGATCGACACTTCGATCATCGGAAGACTCCTTTCGATCCATCCGAAGATCATCCTGCCGATCGTGTTCGCGGGGAGCATCCTTGCAACGCTGACGATGGCATTTGGCGCGAGGGCGATCATCGATCTCTGGTTTGTGCAGCCGATATATGCAGTAGGGGCAGTGGCGGCGGTGATCGCCGTCGGTATTTTGATCTATATCGGCTGGCAGAAGTTTACTGCCCGTCGGTTCCCAAAAAAAGAGTGA
- a CDS encoding A/G-specific adenine glycosylase, with translation MLVSEIRTRFREEGITPSLIADFQHHVLEFYAAKGRHDMEWRHTDDPYRILVSEVMLQQTQVPRVAVIYPKFIETFPDIYALAKAEQADLLAAWQGMGYNRRALSLKKLAGVIVDEYGGKIPDDPMILRTLPGIGPATSCSIAAFAFNRPVVFIETNIRRVFIHYFFEEGGIVDDCELLPLISAMLPANSREWYWALMDLGTALKASVKNPNQRSRQYTKQKTFEGSDRKIRGNVLKKMLERKCGSPDVFATEMNEDPVRVRRIMDKMADEAFFVRESEHQYRLSGRSLDESNTHQG, from the coding sequence ATGCTTGTCTCCGAGATTCGGACCCGGTTTAGGGAAGAGGGGATCACCCCCTCGCTTATTGCAGATTTTCAGCATCATGTTCTGGAGTTTTACGCTGCAAAGGGTCGGCATGACATGGAATGGCGGCACACCGATGACCCGTACAGGATCCTGGTCTCCGAAGTTATGCTTCAGCAGACCCAGGTCCCGCGGGTCGCGGTGATCTATCCGAAGTTCATCGAAACGTTTCCCGACATCTATGCTCTCGCGAAGGCAGAGCAGGCAGATCTTCTCGCCGCATGGCAGGGGATGGGGTACAACCGCCGTGCTCTCAGCCTCAAAAAACTTGCGGGCGTTATCGTGGATGAGTACGGCGGGAAGATCCCGGATGATCCGATGATCCTCAGGACGCTTCCGGGAATAGGGCCTGCCACATCCTGCTCGATCGCGGCGTTTGCCTTCAACCGACCGGTCGTATTCATCGAGACAAACATCAGGAGAGTATTCATCCATTATTTTTTCGAAGAAGGCGGAATCGTTGATGACTGCGAGCTTCTTCCGCTCATCTCAGCCATGCTCCCGGCAAACTCCCGGGAGTGGTACTGGGCTTTGATGGATCTTGGAACGGCACTGAAGGCATCCGTAAAAAATCCGAATCAGCGGAGCCGCCAGTACACGAAACAGAAGACCTTCGAAGGCTCAGACCGGAAGATCCGCGGCAATGTTTTGAAAAAAATGCTCGAACGAAAATGTGGGAGCCCGGATGTTTTTGCAACGGAGATGAACGAGGACCCGGTGCGTGTCCGGCGAATCATGGATAAAATGGCGGATGAGGCTTTTTTCGTCAGGGAATCTGAACATCAATACCGCTTGTCCGGTCGATCGCTGGATGAAAGCAATACCCATCAGGGCTGA
- a CDS encoding phosphate uptake regulator PhoU: MEIRKVQMTGGSSYVLSLPKGWIRERNIQKNDPLGVVSQADGTLLITPNLHYDSTARTKEFGLKDYPDPTTLLRSLIGAYISGFTTIKITSAGRIPPKVRMAVRKFTQMTIGQEVSEETDNSIVLKDILNPTEMPFENTIRRMYVIVKGMHEDALNALEQGRLDLAEDVIARDTDVDRLHWLVHRQFSLIVENPSLSLKMGITPGIAATYYQISRIIERVGDHTVLIAEAAAVLIEKGIDRMLVMKLTELSEFSLDIFNKSIQAIYSGSIPGANKIITEVEDMGPKYHGLADSIRKMRVPEAVAVTQIAQSLHRITEYSSDIAEILINRMVSQ; the protein is encoded by the coding sequence ATGGAAATCCGGAAAGTTCAGATGACAGGCGGATCATCTTATGTACTATCTCTCCCAAAGGGATGGATCCGTGAGAGAAATATTCAGAAGAATGATCCCCTGGGCGTAGTGTCTCAGGCCGACGGCACCCTGCTTATCACGCCGAATCTGCATTATGACAGCACGGCAAGGACAAAAGAGTTTGGACTCAAGGATTATCCCGACCCGACGACGCTTCTGCGTTCACTGATCGGCGCATATATCTCCGGATTTACAACAATAAAGATCACATCTGCCGGCAGGATCCCGCCGAAGGTTCGGATGGCAGTCCGGAAATTCACGCAGATGACGATCGGCCAGGAGGTCTCGGAGGAGACGGACAACAGTATCGTTCTCAAAGACATCCTGAACCCCACCGAGATGCCTTTTGAGAACACCATCCGCCGGATGTATGTGATCGTGAAAGGCATGCATGAAGATGCACTCAACGCTCTTGAACAGGGACGACTCGATCTCGCCGAAGACGTCATCGCGAGGGACACGGATGTCGACCGTCTTCACTGGCTGGTCCACCGCCAGTTTTCCCTGATCGTGGAAAACCCGTCGCTTTCTCTGAAGATGGGGATCACGCCAGGCATCGCCGCGACCTATTATCAGATCTCCCGGATCATCGAACGTGTCGGCGACCACACGGTTCTCATCGCCGAGGCGGCTGCAGTCCTCATCGAAAAAGGGATCGACCGGATGCTCGTTATGAAACTGACCGAGCTGAGCGAGTTTTCACTGGATATCTTCAATAAAAGTATACAGGCCATATACTCCGGCAGCATTCCCGGGGCAAATAAGATCATCACCGAGGTGGAGGATATGGGACCAAAGTATCATGGTCTTGCAGATTCGATCCGCAAGATGCGGGTCCCCGAGGCGGTCGCCGTGACCCAGATCGCTCAGAGTCTTCACAGGATCACCGAGTACAGTTCTGATATCGCCGAGATCCTGATCAACCGTATGGTCTCACAGTAA
- a CDS encoding phosphate ABC transporter substrate-binding protein: protein MTISNSVMVMNRKTMSIVGVAAVIFAVFLVFASGCVSQGEEAETITLAGSTTVLPVAQTVAEIYMDEHATADIQVSGGGSSVGVTAVKEGTADIGMLSRELKDSEKEGSNLEEFVIAKDGIALIAYPSNTVSDLTLAQIKDIYQGKITNWKELGGADMKIVLIGRDSASGTREFFTEFVLKKEDAASTMQEYSSNGAVQQAVAQTPGAIGYVSLEFVDDSVKAFTLSGIAPTVENVINNTYGLNRPLLMITDGEPTGLAKKFLDFILSDEGQNIIAENGFVPVNV from the coding sequence ATGACCATCTCCAATTCAGTTATGGTTATGAACAGAAAAACCATGAGTATTGTTGGAGTAGCAGCAGTCATTTTCGCTGTATTCCTTGTATTCGCCTCCGGCTGTGTGAGCCAAGGCGAAGAAGCAGAAACTATCACCCTTGCGGGATCTACGACCGTTCTACCGGTCGCTCAGACCGTTGCAGAAATTTACATGGACGAGCACGCGACTGCCGACATTCAGGTCAGCGGCGGAGGTTCCAGCGTTGGTGTAACTGCAGTAAAAGAAGGAACTGCCGATATCGGCATGCTCTCGCGTGAACTCAAAGATTCTGAAAAAGAAGGCAGCAATCTGGAAGAATTCGTCATCGCAAAAGACGGGATCGCCCTGATCGCCTACCCGTCGAACACGGTTTCGGATCTGACCCTTGCACAGATCAAAGACATTTATCAGGGAAAGATCACGAACTGGAAAGAACTCGGCGGAGCTGATATGAAAATCGTCCTGATCGGTCGTGACAGTGCATCCGGCACCCGGGAATTCTTTACCGAGTTCGTCCTGAAAAAGGAAGATGCAGCAAGCACTATGCAGGAATACAGTTCAAACGGAGCTGTGCAGCAGGCTGTAGCCCAGACACCTGGTGCGATAGGCTATGTGTCTCTCGAATTCGTTGATGATTCCGTCAAAGCCTTTACACTTTCCGGCATTGCACCAACGGTCGAAAACGTCATCAACAACACCTATGGACTCAACCGTCCTCTTCTGATGATCACGGACGGTGAGCCCACAGGACTTGCAAAGAAGTTCCTCGACTTCATTCTCTCGGATGAAGGTCAGAACATCATCGCAGAAAACGGTTTTGTTCCGGTTAATGTATGA
- the pstA gene encoding phosphate ABC transporter permease PstA: MNTHLMSGWKETGIKSVWLATALIAASAVVFILGYLVLTSLPIFFETGVSGFLFNTVWNPTGVVPSYGIATLLIDTLLVTFGAMIFAVPLGIICAVFLAYLAPQKVRDIVKPAIELLAGIPSVVYGFFGMVVLCSLLQNVLDIPSGFSWLAASILLGIMALPTIVSVSEDALYVVPKDYTEASLGLGATKWQTISRVLIPAAASGISAAVILGMGRAIGETMAVMMVAGNAAVIPSPIWDVLSPVRTLTATLGIELAEVASGSMHYYALFGVAAVLLAITLVINLISVRITKKIQSGGSVFSMPAQIKKILKLCGVIFAVCILMYAIGIVPTLILTAIVFGLFFLRRIMSHRSIERTAFGIIYAGTFLVIGILFVILANIFINGIPAISWEFLTTAPRNMGLEGGIFPAIIGTLQLVGGAILLALPIGIGSAIYLHEYSRDNVATRLLRTGNDLLSGTPSIVFGVFGFAFLVIFLGWGVCMLAGMICLALMVLPTIIKTTEEALRSVPNSLREASLGLGATKWQTLKKVVLPSAAPGILTGTILSIGRAAGETAPIMFTAVVFSKRFISMDLFDPVMALPFHLYVLSTSVPGSETQQYGTAVVLISLVMAIYLVAIVIRKRFQKRLL, from the coding sequence ATGAACACCCACCTAATGTCGGGATGGAAAGAGACAGGTATCAAATCAGTGTGGCTGGCAACCGCACTGATCGCCGCCTCAGCGGTGGTGTTCATTTTAGGATACCTTGTTCTTACCTCCCTCCCGATCTTTTTTGAAACAGGCGTCTCCGGATTTCTCTTTAATACAGTCTGGAACCCAACTGGGGTTGTCCCGTCTTACGGAATCGCCACTCTTCTGATCGACACACTTCTGGTAACGTTTGGGGCAATGATTTTTGCCGTGCCTCTTGGTATCATCTGTGCCGTTTTTCTTGCATACCTCGCTCCTCAAAAGGTTCGCGACATCGTCAAGCCGGCGATCGAACTGCTGGCGGGGATCCCGTCGGTTGTCTACGGATTTTTCGGGATGGTCGTTCTCTGCAGTCTCCTGCAGAACGTTCTGGATATCCCGAGCGGATTTTCCTGGCTTGCCGCCTCGATCCTTCTCGGGATCATGGCACTGCCGACGATCGTATCCGTGTCCGAGGATGCACTCTATGTCGTGCCGAAGGATTACACAGAAGCGTCGCTCGGTCTTGGAGCAACCAAATGGCAAACCATTTCCCGTGTCCTGATCCCGGCGGCCGCATCAGGTATTTCGGCAGCCGTCATTCTCGGGATGGGTCGTGCGATCGGCGAAACGATGGCCGTCATGATGGTCGCGGGAAACGCGGCAGTGATCCCGTCGCCGATCTGGGATGTGCTCTCGCCTGTCCGAACACTGACGGCAACGCTTGGTATCGAGCTCGCTGAAGTCGCGTCGGGCTCGATGCATTATTATGCTCTCTTCGGGGTCGCCGCGGTACTCCTTGCGATCACGCTTGTGATCAATCTCATTTCGGTCAGGATCACGAAAAAGATCCAGAGCGGCGGGTCGGTCTTCAGCATGCCTGCACAGATCAAAAAGATCCTCAAGCTCTGCGGGGTGATATTTGCGGTCTGCATCTTGATGTATGCAATAGGGATCGTTCCAACGCTCATTCTTACGGCCATTGTTTTTGGACTGTTTTTCCTTCGGAGGATCATGTCCCACAGATCGATCGAGCGGACAGCGTTTGGGATAATTTATGCAGGAACGTTTCTCGTTATCGGGATACTTTTCGTCATTCTTGCAAACATTTTCATCAACGGGATCCCGGCGATCTCCTGGGAATTTTTAACGACCGCTCCACGTAATATGGGACTTGAAGGGGGGATCTTCCCTGCGATCATCGGGACACTCCAGCTGGTCGGCGGGGCGATCCTTCTCGCTCTCCCGATCGGGATAGGGTCCGCGATCTATCTGCATGAATACTCCCGGGACAATGTCGCGACACGTCTTCTCCGGACGGGTAACGATCTGCTTTCCGGGACGCCGTCAATCGTTTTCGGGGTGTTCGGGTTCGCCTTCCTTGTTATTTTCCTTGGATGGGGTGTCTGTATGCTTGCAGGTATGATCTGTCTCGCGCTGATGGTCCTCCCGACAATCATTAAAACCACGGAAGAAGCCCTCAGATCCGTTCCCAACTCGCTCCGTGAAGCGTCGCTCGGACTTGGTGCTACCAAATGGCAGACACTCAAAAAAGTAGTTTTGCCGTCGGCCGCCCCGGGGATCCTAACCGGAACGATCCTTTCGATCGGAAGAGCCGCGGGAGAAACTGCTCCGATCATGTTTACCGCGGTGGTATTTTCCAAACGGTTCATCAGCATGGATCTTTTCGATCCGGTGATGGCCTTACCGTTTCACCTGTATGTCCTTTCGACAAGTGTCCCGGGGTCAGAGACCCAGCAATATGGGACCGCGGTCGTACTCATATCCCTTGTAATGGCGATCTACCTCGTTGCGATCGTGATCAGAAAACGTTTCCAGAAGAGATTACTATGA
- the pstB gene encoding phosphate ABC transporter ATP-binding protein PstB → MTSILSTKNLNLSYGSKQVLYDINLPFEEKSVTALIGPSGCGKSTLLRCMNRMNDLIPDCKITGDILYRGENITKCDPVLLRRKIGMVFQRPNPFPKSIYDNIAYGPRAHGTKDVKILDDIVENSLKGAVLWDEVKDRLHESALGLSGGQQQRLCIARTLAVNPDVILMDEPCSALDPIATTKIEQLILDLKKNYTVIIVTHNMQQAARISDITGFMYLGKLIETGKTELIFSNPQEELTERYITGRFG, encoded by the coding sequence ATGACCTCCATTCTATCAACAAAAAACCTGAACCTCTCCTACGGATCGAAACAGGTCCTCTACGACATCAATCTGCCGTTCGAGGAGAAGTCCGTTACCGCACTGATCGGCCCGTCCGGCTGTGGGAAGTCGACCCTTCTCCGGTGTATGAACCGGATGAACGATCTGATCCCTGACTGTAAAATAACCGGAGATATTTTGTATCGGGGAGAGAACATAACAAAATGCGACCCTGTCCTCCTCCGGCGAAAAATCGGGATGGTTTTCCAGCGGCCGAATCCGTTTCCGAAATCCATCTACGACAACATCGCCTACGGTCCTCGTGCCCATGGTACGAAGGATGTGAAAATCCTTGACGACATCGTTGAAAACAGTCTCAAAGGGGCTGTTCTTTGGGATGAAGTTAAGGATCGTCTGCATGAGTCGGCGCTTGGTCTCTCCGGCGGCCAGCAGCAGAGGTTATGCATCGCACGAACACTTGCCGTGAATCCTGACGTGATCCTGATGGATGAGCCGTGTTCGGCCCTTGATCCGATCGCTACGACAAAGATAGAGCAGCTGATCCTGGATCTCAAAAAGAATTACACCGTGATTATCGTGACCCATAATATGCAGCAGGCTGCACGGATCAGTGACATCACCGGGTTCATGTACCTGGGTAAACTGATCGAGACGGGAAAGACCGAGCTGATCTTTTCCAACCCTCAGGAAGAGCTAACTGAACGCTACATCACCGGGAGATTTGGATGA
- the phoU gene encoding phosphate signaling complex protein PhoU, which yields MNDYFHLELDAYKNEVNWYGRFSLALLKNSLLAFESTDLMIAADIIRQKEYVNNQYEILNERGILLIALNQPMAKDLRTISSCMDIVTSSERVGRYAKDITELVVASIPEEIPPDLHKEGEAAISILDAVYTAFESGDASRMNGCAQIEEEIDTLYAALYKEIVTAMEEGSMTIPFGSACHMVNRYLERCGDHACRMAEKVYYMQTGKRVPLEEISEE from the coding sequence ATGAACGATTACTTCCATTTAGAACTCGATGCCTACAAAAACGAAGTGAACTGGTACGGGCGTTTTTCCCTCGCCCTGCTGAAAAACTCGCTTCTGGCATTTGAGTCGACCGATCTCATGATCGCCGCGGATATCATCCGGCAAAAAGAGTATGTGAACAATCAGTATGAGATCCTGAATGAACGGGGTATCCTGCTGATAGCTCTGAACCAGCCGATGGCAAAGGATCTTCGAACGATCTCGAGTTGTATGGACATCGTGACCTCCTCTGAGCGGGTCGGCCGCTACGCAAAGGACATCACCGAACTTGTCGTAGCGAGCATCCCGGAAGAGATCCCGCCTGATCTCCACAAAGAGGGCGAGGCAGCGATCTCGATCCTTGATGCCGTTTATACCGCGTTCGAGTCGGGAGATGCCTCCAGAATGAACGGATGTGCACAAATCGAGGAGGAGATCGATACGCTGTATGCCGCTCTCTATAAAGAGATCGTCACGGCGATGGAAGAGGGCAGCATGACGATCCCATTCGGGAGCGCCTGCCATATGGTGAACCGGTATCTGGAACGCTGCGGGGATCATGCCTGCAGAATGGCAGAGAAGGTGTATTATATGCAGACCGGCAAACGCGTGCCTCTCGAAGAGATCAGCGAGGAATGA
- a CDS encoding DUF362 domain-containing protein, producing MNQITGSAKCSSYDREEVCRAVENAIEAAGGLPDLAGKRVLLKPNLLSDAGYEKAVSTHPEVLYAVGKLVIEAGGTLLIADSPGAGILYTPRVMKRVYQKCGITQVAGDLGITLSYDTGFQERPFPDGQVMKHFTVIDPACDADVIISVCKLKTHMFTQFSGAVKNTFGVVPGLDKPVFHSRFPDPADFSGMLVDLNELVRPEFVVMDAVIGMEGSGPMSGVPRNVGYILASKSVYGLDVTAQRLVSMDPLRIPTTAAAAARGLVDPDCVATAGDSVIPLTDFVYPSTYYTPSKSTWFRKNVLRRFQTMGKYYAPAPVVKKNSCVGCGQCVRICPVGAAVMKGQKASFDHRKCIRCYCCHEMCQYHAIKMKRSAAGRFLHMFLR from the coding sequence ATGAACCAGATAACCGGATCTGCAAAATGCAGTTCATATGACCGGGAAGAGGTCTGCCGGGCGGTAGAGAACGCAATCGAAGCTGCCGGCGGACTCCCGGATCTCGCAGGAAAAAGGGTACTTCTCAAACCGAATCTCCTCTCGGATGCCGGGTATGAGAAAGCGGTGAGTACGCATCCGGAAGTACTCTATGCAGTTGGTAAACTGGTTATCGAAGCCGGCGGCACCCTCTTGATCGCGGACAGTCCCGGGGCAGGAATATTATATACGCCCCGCGTGATGAAACGCGTGTATCAGAAATGCGGGATCACGCAGGTCGCCGGTGATCTGGGTATCACTCTTTCATATGATACCGGGTTTCAGGAGCGTCCGTTTCCAGACGGGCAGGTGATGAAGCATTTCACGGTCATCGATCCTGCATGCGACGCTGATGTCATCATCTCGGTCTGCAAGTTAAAGACGCACATGTTCACCCAGTTTTCTGGAGCGGTCAAGAATACCTTCGGCGTTGTGCCCGGCCTCGACAAGCCGGTGTTTCATTCCCGATTTCCGGATCCGGCAGATTTTTCCGGGATGCTTGTTGACTTAAACGAACTGGTGAGACCGGAGTTTGTTGTCATGGATGCGGTCATTGGGATGGAAGGGAGCGGCCCGATGAGCGGCGTGCCGCGAAACGTCGGTTACATCCTCGCATCAAAGTCAGTGTACGGGTTGGATGTTACCGCCCAGCGATTGGTCTCTATGGATCCGTTACGGATCCCAACGACCGCTGCCGCGGCTGCCCGCGGGCTGGTCGATCCCGACTGCGTAGCGACTGCCGGCGATTCGGTCATTCCGCTTACCGATTTTGTGTATCCATCGACGTATTATACTCCGTCAAAGAGCACCTGGTTTCGAAAAAATGTGCTTCGCAGGTTCCAGACTATGGGGAAATATTATGCCCCGGCGCCTGTCGTGAAGAAGAATAGTTGCGTCGGCTGCGGGCAGTGCGTGAGGATATGTCCTGTTGGGGCCGCTGTGATGAAAGGACAAAAAGCGTCGTTCGATCATAGAAAATGCATACGGTGCTACTGCTGCCATGAAATGTGTCAGTACCATGCGATCAAAATGAAAAGAAGTGCTGCAGGAAGATTCCTGCATATGTTTTTACGGTGA
- a CDS encoding cation diffusion facilitator family transporter, whose protein sequence is MSEDTAKQNVARLSILSNAFLTIAKLIAGLSIGSVSIISEAIHSGMDLFASFIAYFSVRKSALPPDTDHAFGHGKYEDASGLIEALLIILAAGIIIWEAVNKLIYGGDTLSTNLLFIGMIVMGVSACLNFIVSQKLMKVAKATDSIALESDAWHLRTDVFTSVGVVAGLILIQITGLRFLDSVIAILVALLILREAFSLIKRSFSDLMDQSLDKKDVEKICDIICRHQNAYTNYHSLKTRKAGPDKFVEFHLMMPHATPLSEAHKVLQEVEDELKAEIPRVTVIVHLDPCDGRCNRDTCTFFCRRKT, encoded by the coding sequence GTGTCCGAAGATACCGCCAAACAAAACGTTGCACGTCTTTCCATACTCTCAAATGCCTTTCTAACTATAGCAAAGCTCATCGCCGGCCTAAGTATAGGTTCCGTGAGTATAATCTCTGAGGCTATCCACTCAGGAATGGACCTGTTCGCCTCCTTTATCGCCTACTTCTCTGTCAGAAAATCCGCTCTGCCTCCAGACACCGATCACGCATTCGGTCACGGAAAATATGAAGATGCATCGGGTCTCATCGAGGCACTGCTCATCATCCTTGCTGCAGGCATCATCATCTGGGAAGCTGTGAACAAACTGATCTACGGCGGCGATACCCTTTCAACGAATCTTCTCTTCATCGGTATGATCGTGATGGGAGTTTCTGCCTGCCTGAACTTCATTGTATCGCAAAAACTGATGAAAGTGGCAAAAGCCACCGATTCCATTGCCCTCGAAAGTGACGCCTGGCACCTGAGGACCGATGTGTTCACCTCTGTCGGAGTTGTTGCCGGGCTTATTCTGATTCAAATAACCGGACTCAGATTCCTCGACTCGGTCATCGCCATACTCGTTGCACTGCTTATCCTGCGTGAAGCATTCTCCCTCATCAAACGCTCATTCAGCGATCTTATGGATCAAAGCCTCGATAAAAAAGATGTGGAAAAGATATGTGATATCATCTGCAGACATCAAAACGCCTATACCAATTATCACAGTCTCAAAACACGAAAAGCAGGGCCCGACAAATTCGTCGAGTTCCATCTCATGATGCCCCATGCAACCCCTCTTTCAGAAGCCCACAAGGTTTTGCAGGAGGTCGAAGATGAACTGAAAGCAGAGATACCCCGGGTCACGGTCATCGTTCACCTGGATCCCTGCGACGGCAGATGTAATCGTGACACATGCACGTTCTTCTGCCGCAGAAAAACGTGA